From Bosea sp. NBC_00550, the proteins below share one genomic window:
- the nhaA gene encoding Na+/H+ antiporter NhaA — MAGPAARTRPLSALREFLHSEASGGIVLMAVAALAVVIANSPAAPFYFAALKSYVLGLSVLHWINDALMAVFFLLVGLEIKREMLDGQLSSWGRRALPGFAALGGMVAPALIYVALNRGAPESLRGWAIPTATDIAFALGVLSLLGPRVPASLKVFLTALAILDDLGAVIIIAVFYTSGLSELYLGLAALTLIALAVLNRLGVTRLAPYLLLGIALWIFTLKSGVHATLAGVALALTIPLKASPARPDDAGSPLHRLEHGLHPYVAFLIIPIFGFANAGLPFSGLGLATLAEPLPLGILLGLFVGKQIGIFGFGWLAIRAGLADLPARASWAQFYGIALLCGIGFTMSLFIGLLAFPDSEMLQNQTKMGVIAGSLISGIGGWLLLRFSAGEDMHRKQG; from the coding sequence ATGGCCGGCCCCGCTGCACGGACGAGACCCCTTTCCGCGTTGCGGGAATTCCTGCACAGCGAGGCCTCCGGCGGCATCGTGCTGATGGCGGTTGCGGCGCTCGCCGTCGTCATCGCCAACTCGCCGGCGGCGCCGTTCTATTTCGCCGCGCTGAAGAGCTATGTGCTCGGCCTTTCGGTGCTGCACTGGATCAACGACGCGCTGATGGCGGTGTTCTTCCTGCTCGTCGGGCTCGAGATCAAGCGCGAGATGCTGGACGGGCAGCTCTCGAGCTGGGGGCGACGGGCGCTGCCCGGCTTCGCCGCGCTCGGCGGCATGGTCGCGCCGGCGCTGATCTATGTCGCCCTCAACCGCGGCGCGCCCGAGAGCCTGCGCGGCTGGGCGATCCCGACAGCCACCGACATCGCCTTCGCGCTCGGCGTGCTCTCGCTGCTGGGACCACGTGTTCCGGCCTCGCTCAAGGTCTTCCTGACCGCGCTCGCCATCCTCGACGATCTCGGCGCGGTGATCATCATCGCGGTGTTCTACACCAGCGGGCTGTCCGAACTGTATCTCGGCCTCGCGGCATTGACGCTCATTGCGCTTGCTGTCCTCAACCGCCTCGGCGTGACGCGGCTCGCGCCCTATCTGCTGCTCGGCATCGCGCTCTGGATCTTCACGCTGAAATCCGGCGTGCACGCCACGCTGGCCGGTGTCGCTCTGGCGCTGACCATCCCGCTCAAGGCCTCACCCGCCAGGCCCGACGACGCGGGCTCGCCGCTGCACCGGCTGGAGCACGGGCTCCACCCTTATGTCGCCTTCCTGATCATCCCGATCTTCGGCTTCGCCAATGCCGGCCTTCCCTTCAGCGGCCTCGGGCTCGCGACGCTGGCGGAGCCGCTGCCGCTCGGCATCCTGCTCGGCCTGTTCGTCGGCAAGCAGATCGGCATCTTCGGCTTCGGCTGGCTGGCGATCCGGGCCGGGCTCGCCGATCTGCCGGCCAGAGCCTCCTGGGCTCAGTTCTACGGCATCGCCCTGCTCTGCGGCATCGGCTTCACCATGAGCCTGTTCATCGGCCTGCTCGCCTTCCCGGATTCGGAGATGCTTCAGAACCAGACCAAGATGGGCGTGATCGCGGGCTCGCTCATCTCCGGCATCGGCGGCTGGCTGCTTCTGCGGTTCTCCGCCGGGGAAGATATGCACAGGAAGCAGGGCTGA
- a CDS encoding endonuclease domain-containing protein, with amino-acid sequence MPVQHPSSHHRTPPLARKLRARATEAEDMLWSLIRDRRLDGLKFRRQVPLLGYTVDFLCIDRKLVVEPDGQQHGWERDDDTARTEEIEQHGFTVIRFTNSEVLDDRDAVIAAIHKALIS; translated from the coding sequence ATGCCGGTACAGCATCCTTCCAGTCACCACAGAACGCCGCCTCTCGCCCGAAAGCTCCGCGCCCGAGCGACGGAAGCCGAGGACATGCTGTGGTCCCTCATCCGCGATCGCCGCCTCGACGGTTTGAAGTTCCGGCGGCAAGTGCCGCTGCTCGGCTACACCGTCGACTTCCTCTGCATCGACCGCAAGCTGGTGGTCGAACCTGACGGCCAACAGCATGGCTGGGAGCGCGACGACGACACCGCGCGGACCGAGGAGATCGAGCAGCATGGTTTCACGGTCATTCGCTTCACGAATAGCGAAGTGTTGGACGATCGCGACGCGGTCATCGCCGCAATCCACAAAGCCTTGATCAGCTGA
- a CDS encoding anion permease — MLGRLKAMFDFFKASVPFRLQPAIITTIFLVVMLLLPAPEGLTPKAWALLGIFLTTILAIILKVMPIGVMAMMAMTIVALSQVTATSSRGAIADALGSLSSPLIWLIVVAILISRGLKKTGLGSRMGLIFISLLGKRTIGIGYGLAICELVLAPFTPSNTARGGGIVHPIMRSIATAFDSDPAKGTERKMGTYLSLVNMHANTITSGMFVTATAPNPLVVDYVARVTNQTFHLTWTAWALYMLVPGLVCLLLMPIAISILSPPEVKATPDAVGYAQTALKRMGPLSGKEWVMIGTFAMLLVLWANVPAMIFGPAFTLDPTAVAFLGLFTLIITGTIDWDDVLSEKSAWDTLIWFGALVMMAEQLNETGVIPWFSNLLKNGIVAAGMGWELAATLLVLLFVFSHYFFASTTAHISAMMLAFLTVGVSVVPPDYVIPFLLMMVAGSSIMMTLTHYATGTSPIIFGSGYVPLGTWWRVGFIMCVGELIIYAVLGTTWWRILGLW, encoded by the coding sequence ATGCTCGGGCGCCTGAAGGCGATGTTCGATTTTTTCAAGGCATCGGTACCGTTCCGACTGCAGCCCGCGATCATCACGACGATCTTCCTGGTCGTCATGCTGCTGCTGCCCGCCCCCGAAGGGCTGACGCCGAAGGCCTGGGCGCTTCTGGGCATCTTCCTGACCACCATCCTCGCGATCATCCTCAAGGTCATGCCGATCGGCGTCATGGCCATGATGGCAATGACCATCGTCGCCCTTTCGCAGGTCACCGCGACCTCCTCGAGGGGCGCCATAGCGGACGCGCTGGGTAGCCTGTCCAGTCCCCTCATCTGGCTGATCGTGGTCGCGATCCTCATCTCGCGCGGCCTGAAGAAGACCGGTCTGGGCAGCCGCATGGGCCTGATCTTCATCAGCCTGCTGGGCAAGCGGACCATCGGGATCGGCTACGGGTTGGCGATCTGCGAACTGGTGCTGGCGCCCTTCACGCCCAGCAACACGGCCCGCGGTGGTGGCATCGTGCATCCGATCATGCGATCGATCGCGACCGCGTTTGATTCCGATCCTGCCAAGGGCACCGAGCGGAAGATGGGCACCTACCTGTCGCTCGTAAACATGCATGCCAATACGATCACCTCGGGCATGTTCGTCACCGCCACGGCGCCGAACCCGCTGGTGGTCGACTATGTCGCGCGGGTCACGAACCAGACCTTCCATCTCACCTGGACGGCCTGGGCGCTCTACATGCTGGTGCCGGGCCTGGTCTGCCTGCTGCTCATGCCCATCGCCATCTCCATCCTCTCCCCACCCGAGGTGAAGGCGACGCCGGATGCGGTCGGATATGCGCAGACCGCACTGAAGCGCATGGGCCCGCTCTCGGGCAAGGAATGGGTGATGATCGGCACCTTCGCGATGCTGCTCGTGCTCTGGGCCAACGTGCCGGCGATGATCTTCGGCCCGGCCTTCACGCTTGACCCCACAGCCGTTGCCTTCCTGGGCCTGTTCACCCTCATCATCACCGGCACGATCGATTGGGACGACGTCCTTTCGGAAAAGAGCGCCTGGGATACGCTGATCTGGTTCGGCGCCCTGGTGATGATGGCCGAGCAGCTGAACGAGACCGGTGTCATCCCCTGGTTCTCCAACCTGCTGAAGAACGGCATCGTGGCCGCCGGCATGGGATGGGAGCTGGCCGCGACGCTGCTCGTGCTGCTCTTTGTCTTCTCGCACTACTTCTTCGCCAGCACGACGGCGCACATCAGCGCCATGATGCTCGCCTTCCTGACCGTGGGCGTCAGCGTGGTGCCGCCCGACTATGTGATACCGTTCTTGCTCATGATGGTGGCCGGCTCAAGCATCATGATGACACTGACGCACTACGCCACCGGCACCTCGCCCATCATCTTCGGAAGCGGTTATGTGCCGTTGGGCACCTGGTGGCGCGTCGGCTTCATCATGTGCGTTGGGGAGCTTATCATCTACGCGGTGCTCGGCACCACCTGGTGGAGGATATTGGGCCTCTGGTGA
- a CDS encoding DUF3300 domain-containing protein, with protein sequence MASTYPLEVVQADRWFAANKKLKVSIALKLEDGHPTDGLGAFVAAPGEYQCAPRPVITRAIIQSSICEALPACCRPMTMPAATAGPSTPPVR encoded by the coding sequence ATGGCTTCGACCTATCCGCTGGAGGTGGTGCAGGCGGATCGATGGTTCGCAGCCAACAAGAAGCTGAAAGTCTCGATCGCCCTGAAGCTTGAGGACGGTCATCCCACCGATGGGCTTGGGGCATTCGTGGCCGCACCCGGAGAATACCAGTGCGCTCCGCGTCCCGTGATCACTCGGGCGATCATCCAGAGTAGTATCTGCGAGGCTTTGCCGGCATGCTGCAGGCCGATGACTATGCCGGCTGCGACGGCCGGCCCGTCAACACCGCCGGTTCGATGA
- a CDS encoding NUDIX hydrolase: protein MKKAKRKPGEKRSQIAAMPIRRAADGSTEILLVTSRTTRRWIVPKGWPMKGLKDRDAAAREAYEEAGVLGRVSRDPAGRYTYWKRMSDHFALCEVKLYLLEVEQQLDNFAEQHQRDLHWFKLADAADLVDEPELSTAIRKLGNTPALAA, encoded by the coding sequence ATGAAGAAGGCCAAGCGGAAACCGGGGGAGAAGCGGTCGCAGATCGCCGCCATGCCGATCCGCCGTGCCGCCGACGGCTCGACTGAAATCCTGCTGGTGACATCGCGGACGACCCGGCGCTGGATCGTCCCCAAGGGCTGGCCGATGAAGGGGCTGAAGGATCGCGACGCCGCGGCGCGCGAGGCCTATGAGGAGGCCGGCGTCCTCGGCCGCGTCAGCCGCGATCCGGCCGGGCGCTACACCTACTGGAAGCGCATGAGCGACCATTTCGCGCTCTGCGAGGTGAAACTCTACCTGCTCGAGGTCGAGCAGCAGCTCGACAACTTCGCCGAGCAGCACCAGCGCGACCTGCACTGGTTCAAGCTTGCCGACGCCGCCGACCTGGTCGACGAGCCGGAGCTCAGCACCGCCATCCGCAAGCTGGGAAACACGCCCGCCCTGGCGGCGTAA
- a CDS encoding NADH-ubiquinone oxidoreductase-F iron-sulfur binding region domain-containing protein, which produces MTAVLTAEAIQVGPDLAGWLAAGGGEGLERALSDPASIIPTLEAAGLRGLGGAGFPTHRKWAAVAAQPLCPEGGGKWIICNGNEDEPGTFKDRFLLSRTPHQVIQGALIGAIAVKANRIALYVNPRETGLVEMLHAASAAWRQHPLLARVGGAIGMPVEIHVSPSSGLYVGGEETAAVASVVGGFPFPSLKPPFPAEKGVYGAPTLLNNVETFAHATHILGRGAAWYRGLGLGDAVGTKLYSLSGDVMRPGLHELPMGTSLRDLVFGHGGGMLADKGFKAVFTGGPSNTLLTASDLDVALDFDSLRARGSRLGTGAMIVVGEGTSILRKTAEYVAFFAANSCGQCPSCKIGTNQVSRILERIEAGAGRPSDLAALENLTRLLPGSGRCGLVDGAATVLASSLSTFGEEYRQALKL; this is translated from the coding sequence ATGACCGCCGTGCTCACCGCCGAGGCCATCCAAGTCGGTCCGGATCTCGCCGGGTGGCTCGCGGCGGGCGGCGGCGAAGGGTTGGAGCGTGCCCTGTCGGACCCGGCCAGCATCATTCCCACCCTGGAAGCTGCCGGGCTGCGCGGTCTGGGCGGCGCAGGCTTTCCGACGCATCGCAAATGGGCCGCCGTGGCTGCCCAGCCGCTCTGCCCGGAGGGAGGCGGGAAATGGATCATCTGCAATGGCAATGAGGATGAGCCAGGCACTTTCAAGGACCGATTCCTGCTCTCCCGCACGCCCCACCAGGTGATCCAGGGCGCGCTCATCGGCGCGATCGCAGTCAAGGCGAACAGGATTGCCCTCTACGTCAATCCGCGCGAGACCGGCTTGGTGGAAATGCTGCACGCCGCGTCCGCGGCGTGGCGCCAGCATCCTCTCCTCGCGCGCGTCGGCGGGGCGATCGGGATGCCTGTGGAGATCCATGTCAGTCCCAGCTCCGGCCTTTATGTCGGCGGCGAGGAGACGGCAGCGGTGGCCAGCGTGGTGGGCGGCTTTCCCTTCCCGTCGCTCAAGCCGCCCTTCCCCGCCGAGAAGGGCGTGTACGGCGCGCCGACGCTGCTGAACAATGTCGAGACCTTCGCCCATGCGACGCACATCCTGGGCCGGGGCGCTGCTTGGTATCGGGGGCTCGGCCTCGGCGATGCGGTGGGCACCAAGCTCTATTCGCTGTCCGGTGACGTAATGCGCCCCGGCCTGCACGAACTGCCCATGGGCACCTCCCTACGCGACCTGGTGTTCGGCCATGGCGGCGGAATGCTCGCGGATAAGGGGTTCAAGGCCGTCTTCACCGGCGGTCCTTCCAACACGCTTCTGACGGCCAGTGATCTCGACGTGGCGCTGGATTTCGACAGCCTGCGGGCACGTGGCTCGCGGCTCGGCACGGGTGCGATGATCGTAGTTGGCGAAGGCACTAGTATCCTGCGCAAGACGGCAGAATACGTCGCTTTCTTCGCGGCCAATTCCTGCGGTCAATGCCCCTCCTGCAAGATCGGCACAAATCAGGTTTCGCGCATCCTCGAGCGTATCGAGGCCGGCGCCGGGCGGCCGAGTGATCTTGCGGCCCTGGAGAATCTTACGCGGCTGCTGCCTGGTTCCGGCCGTTGCGGCCTGGTGGATGGCGCGGCGACGGTGCTCGCCAGTTCACTGTCCACGTTTGGCGAGGAGTATAGGCAGGCGTTGAAGCTCTGA
- a CDS encoding FAD-dependent oxidoreductase: MSAACIPHAQAVEAWRAAAPAPAKALDLPVQDLLAGYHPDRQPGAMVTLRVGVSAGQECPAILADLLQADSLLEDVDLAGAPTLDADVLVIGGGGAGCVAALTAARAGARVLLATKLRIGDSNTVMAEGGIQAAVGAEDSLQRHFEDTLRAGHFTADKALVAALVADGPSAIRWLIQEGMNFDLTENSQRMGGTLLRKKPGGATAARLLSYRDFTGLELMRALREATLLQPGITLLDRHPALELLSDDRGRCAGAVLHDFAHGRAVLARAGAVVLATGGAGRLHLAGFPTSNHYGATADGLALAYRLGTALRDVDSFQYHPTGIAWPPHLEGALVSEAARSSGAYLVNGRGERFVDELQPRDIVASAVLREIAEGRGIGRDGKTGVFLDTPSLEQAKPGILEKSLVTLLHLAHRGGFDPAEEPFLIRPTLHYQNGGVLIDPKGRTAVPGLLCAGEVTGGLHGRNRMMGNALLELVVFGRHAGASAAADARGERPRNVGLAHLANWRRALEMQGLPLSRKSPMIFPPYGNFDASTDRSIAT; the protein is encoded by the coding sequence TTGAGCGCCGCCTGCATTCCGCATGCGCAAGCCGTGGAGGCTTGGCGAGCCGCCGCCCCGGCCCCGGCCAAGGCATTGGACCTGCCGGTGCAGGACCTGCTGGCCGGCTACCACCCTGACCGCCAGCCGGGCGCCATGGTGACGCTCCGGGTCGGCGTCAGCGCCGGCCAGGAATGCCCGGCCATCCTCGCTGACCTGCTGCAGGCGGATTCGCTGCTGGAGGATGTGGACCTCGCCGGCGCTCCGACCCTGGACGCTGATGTGTTGGTCATCGGCGGTGGTGGAGCGGGCTGCGTGGCGGCATTAACCGCCGCCCGTGCCGGGGCGCGCGTGCTGCTCGCCACCAAGCTGCGCATCGGAGACAGCAACACCGTCATGGCCGAAGGCGGCATCCAGGCCGCCGTGGGCGCCGAGGATAGCCTGCAACGCCATTTCGAGGACACGCTGCGCGCGGGCCATTTCACCGCCGACAAGGCATTGGTGGCGGCCCTGGTCGCAGACGGACCTTCCGCCATCCGCTGGCTGATCCAGGAGGGGATGAACTTCGACCTCACCGAGAACAGCCAACGCATGGGCGGTACGCTGCTGCGCAAGAAGCCGGGCGGCGCCACCGCGGCCAGACTGCTGTCCTATCGAGACTTCACCGGGCTGGAACTGATGCGGGCGCTGCGGGAAGCGACCCTGCTGCAGCCGGGGATCACCCTCCTCGACCGCCATCCGGCGCTGGAATTGCTAAGCGACGATCGCGGCCGCTGTGCCGGGGCGGTCCTGCACGACTTCGCTCACGGCCGCGCGGTGCTGGCGCGCGCCGGGGCGGTGGTGTTGGCCACTGGCGGCGCGGGGCGGCTGCATCTCGCGGGGTTTCCGACCTCGAATCACTACGGCGCCACGGCGGACGGGCTGGCGCTGGCCTATCGCCTCGGCACTGCGCTGCGCGACGTGGACAGCTTCCAGTACCACCCTACCGGCATCGCCTGGCCGCCGCACCTGGAAGGCGCGCTGGTCAGCGAGGCGGCCCGCTCGTCCGGCGCCTATCTGGTGAATGGGCGGGGTGAGCGTTTTGTCGATGAATTGCAGCCACGCGACATCGTGGCCTCAGCGGTCCTGCGCGAGATCGCCGAGGGCCGGGGCATCGGCCGCGATGGCAAGACCGGCGTCTTTCTTGACACGCCATCCCTGGAACAGGCGAAGCCCGGCATCCTGGAGAAAAGCCTCGTCACGCTGCTCCACCTCGCGCATCGCGGCGGCTTCGACCCGGCCGAAGAACCCTTCCTGATCCGTCCAACGCTGCACTACCAGAATGGCGGTGTGTTGATCGACCCGAAGGGCCGCACGGCCGTCCCCGGCCTTCTGTGTGCCGGCGAAGTGACCGGCGGACTGCACGGGCGCAACCGCATGATGGGCAACGCGCTGCTGGAACTGGTGGTGTTCGGCCGCCACGCCGGTGCCAGCGCGGCGGCCGACGCACGGGGGGAGCGGCCGCGTAACGTCGGTCTGGCGCACCTGGCCAATTGGCGCCGCGCCCTTGAGATGCAGGGCCTGCCACTTAGCCGCAAGTCGCCGATGATCTTTCCGCCCTATGGCAATTTCGACGCCTCCACCGATAGGTCGATCGCCACATGA
- a CDS encoding alpha/beta fold hydrolase, producing the protein MTATTEIIDFKVETPDGAVLHAFKEGHGQPLLLVSGLSGTATFWTEIAATLSRSFQVIRFDQRGIGSSTRGEAPCDIELLARDSLAVLDAAGIERAVVLGHSTGGCIAQRIAKLAPGRLDGLILSASWLSPGRFLSALFGARRAILDADPYAYAAISVLSGYQPRWIEQNWHIYDDALASAPVSEQARIVTHERIDALLAFDGSADIGSLMMPVLVLGTRDDIVVPVYHQEALAAALPGCRRTIMETGGHLFPVSRPDAFTATVAEWIGEL; encoded by the coding sequence ATGACAGCCACGACCGAGATCATCGACTTCAAGGTCGAGACGCCCGACGGCGCGGTGCTCCACGCCTTCAAGGAGGGCCATGGCCAGCCGCTGCTGCTCGTCAGCGGGCTGAGCGGCACGGCAACGTTCTGGACGGAGATCGCCGCGACGCTGTCGCGCTCCTTCCAGGTGATCCGCTTCGACCAGCGCGGCATCGGCTCCAGCACGCGCGGCGAAGCGCCCTGCGATATCGAGCTTCTGGCCCGCGACAGCCTGGCGGTCCTCGACGCCGCCGGCATCGAGCGCGCGGTCGTGCTCGGCCATTCCACGGGCGGCTGCATTGCCCAGCGGATCGCCAAGCTCGCTCCGGGGCGCCTCGACGGCCTGATCCTGAGCGCAAGCTGGCTCTCGCCCGGCCGGTTCCTGAGCGCCTTGTTCGGGGCGCGCCGCGCGATCCTCGATGCGGACCCCTACGCCTACGCCGCGATCTCCGTGCTCAGCGGCTATCAGCCGCGCTGGATCGAGCAGAACTGGCATATCTACGACGATGCGCTGGCATCGGCGCCCGTCAGCGAGCAGGCGAGGATTGTGACGCATGAGCGCATCGATGCCCTGCTCGCCTTCGACGGCTCGGCCGATATCGGCTCGCTGATGATGCCGGTGCTGGTGCTAGGCACGCGCGACGACATCGTCGTGCCCGTCTACCATCAGGAAGCGCTTGCCGCCGCCCTGCCCGGCTGCCGGCGCACCATCATGGAGACCGGCGGACATCTCTTCCCGGTCTCGCGCCCGGACGCCTTCACCGCCACCGTCGCGGAGTGGATCGGCGAGCTCTGA
- a CDS encoding 4Fe-4S dicluster domain-containing protein has translation MADDAAAADGVGFTFDGHAIRATRGVSLLQAWIGAGLPLTENVGCMGQGVCGACRVLVRRTGERLASTALACEMLAEEGMQVAFIDHFPASRAHGYDLQLLADSWTAIEQIGAVFPEAKHCRHCGGCDHACPKGIEVQRMVDLAVLGQTDAAAGLFDHCVLCNLCVAACPEHIDPAHLGQFVRRMRASLTLRPSDLIMRLHEIGEGRQPIDFDAPGANPPPTESVA, from the coding sequence ATGGCCGACGATGCCGCAGCCGCCGATGGCGTAGGCTTCACCTTCGACGGCCATGCCATCCGGGCGACCAGGGGCGTCTCCCTGCTCCAGGCCTGGATCGGGGCCGGCCTGCCGCTCACCGAGAATGTGGGCTGCATGGGCCAGGGGGTCTGTGGTGCCTGCCGGGTTCTGGTGCGCCGCACGGGCGAGCGGCTGGCCAGCACGGCGCTCGCCTGCGAGATGCTGGCCGAGGAGGGCATGCAGGTCGCCTTCATCGACCATTTCCCGGCTAGCCGCGCGCATGGCTACGACCTGCAACTCCTCGCCGACAGCTGGACAGCCATCGAGCAGATCGGCGCGGTCTTCCCCGAAGCCAAGCATTGCCGCCACTGCGGCGGCTGCGACCACGCCTGCCCCAAAGGGATCGAGGTGCAGCGCATGGTCGATCTGGCCGTTCTGGGCCAGACCGACGCGGCGGCGGGGCTGTTCGATCACTGTGTGCTCTGCAATCTCTGCGTTGCCGCCTGCCCCGAGCATATCGACCCTGCGCATCTGGGCCAGTTCGTGCGGCGGATGCGCGCCTCCCTCACACTGCGCCCGTCGGACCTGATCATGCGCTTGCACGAGATCGGGGAAGGCCGGCAGCCGATTGACTTCGACGCGCCCGGCGCCAATCCGCCCCCTACGGAGTCCGTTGCTTGA
- a CDS encoding flavin reductase family protein — MTAHPTGQPRAETAPGIVTFDFAALTPRERYKLLIGAVVPRPIALVTTVDEHGTVNAAPFSFFNCLSADPAILALGVEYRPSGAQKDTGRNVRQTLAFTVNIVSDALVEGMNVCAVPFEPGADELAEAGLTAMPGVKVPCPWIGQAPAAFECRHHTTLGIGNSREIILGEVVYAHFRADTIDPQKLYVDPVALDAVGRMGGQGYATTRDYFDLPTLPVETWRTDPGAANRRSRRKS, encoded by the coding sequence GTGACCGCCCACCCCACCGGACAGCCGCGCGCCGAAACCGCCCCCGGCATCGTCACCTTCGACTTCGCGGCACTGACCCCGCGCGAGCGCTACAAGCTCCTGATCGGCGCGGTCGTGCCGCGTCCGATCGCGCTGGTGACCACGGTCGACGAGCACGGCACGGTGAATGCCGCGCCGTTCTCCTTCTTCAACTGCCTCTCGGCCGATCCCGCAATCCTGGCTCTCGGCGTCGAGTACCGGCCCAGCGGCGCGCAGAAGGACACCGGCCGCAATGTCCGCCAGACCCTGGCCTTCACCGTGAACATCGTCTCCGACGCGCTGGTCGAAGGCATGAATGTCTGCGCGGTGCCTTTCGAGCCCGGTGCCGACGAGCTGGCGGAAGCCGGACTGACCGCGATGCCCGGCGTCAAGGTGCCCTGCCCCTGGATCGGCCAGGCGCCGGCGGCCTTCGAATGTCGGCATCACACCACGCTCGGCATCGGCAATTCGCGCGAGATCATCCTCGGCGAGGTCGTCTACGCGCATTTCCGCGCCGATACGATCGATCCGCAGAAGCTCTATGTCGATCCCGTCGCGCTCGACGCCGTCGGACGCATGGGCGGCCAGGGCTATGCGACGACGCGCGACTATTTCGACCTACCCACTCTGCCGGTCGAGACCTGGCGCACCGATCCCGGCGCTGCAAACAGGCGCAGCCGACGGAAATCGTAG
- a CDS encoding c-type cytochrome: MRAILPSLLLILPFLSQSAAAQDAAAGERSFNKCRACHQIGEGARNLVGPELNGLIGRHSGAVEAYSYSAANKNSGLTWDETTFTDYIKDPRAKIPGTKMIFAGIKGEKEINDLIAFLKQFDKDGKKL; this comes from the coding sequence ATGCGAGCCATTCTCCCGAGCCTCCTCCTTATCCTGCCGTTCCTCAGTCAATCAGCCGCCGCGCAGGACGCCGCGGCCGGTGAACGATCCTTCAATAAGTGCCGCGCCTGCCACCAGATCGGCGAGGGCGCGCGCAACCTCGTCGGCCCCGAGCTCAACGGCCTGATCGGCCGGCATTCGGGCGCGGTCGAGGCCTACAGCTATTCCGCCGCCAACAAGAACTCCGGCCTGACCTGGGACGAAACCACCTTCACCGACTACATCAAGGACCCCAGGGCCAAGATTCCGGGCACCAAGATGATCTTCGCCGGCATCAAGGGCGAGAAGGAGATCAACGACCTGATCGCCTTCCTCAAGCAGTTCGACAAGGACGGCAAGAAGCTCTGA
- a CDS encoding class I SAM-dependent methyltransferase: MPDQTRHDAWQAGDSYDRYMGRWSRQLAPRFVDWLNPLPGFDWLDIGCGTGALTEALLGEAVPVSIVAIDPSEGFLAQAQARVTDRRVTFGLGSAEALPLENASADAAGSALMLNFVPDRGKALAEMRRVLRPGGLVAFYVWDYPGGGIQFMRAFWTAAAALDPNARELTEDRRFPFCTQEGLTELAGAAGLVDIACEAITVPTLFRDFDDLWQPFTLGAGPAPGYCASLPPEAREQLRLKLRESLPIAADGTIPLEARAWALQAISP; the protein is encoded by the coding sequence ATGCCCGACCAGACGCGCCATGACGCATGGCAGGCCGGCGACAGCTATGATCGCTATATGGGGCGCTGGAGCCGCCAGCTCGCGCCGCGCTTTGTCGACTGGCTGAATCCCCTGCCGGGCTTCGATTGGCTCGACATCGGCTGCGGCACCGGCGCGCTGACCGAGGCGCTGCTGGGCGAGGCCGTGCCGGTCAGCATCGTCGCGATCGACCCTTCCGAAGGCTTTCTGGCGCAGGCGCAGGCGCGCGTGACCGACCGACGCGTCACCTTCGGGCTCGGCAGCGCCGAGGCGCTGCCGCTGGAGAACGCCAGCGCCGACGCCGCCGGCTCGGCGCTGATGCTCAACTTCGTGCCGGACCGGGGCAAGGCGCTGGCCGAGATGCGGCGCGTCCTGCGGCCGGGCGGGCTCGTCGCCTTCTATGTCTGGGATTATCCGGGCGGCGGCATCCAGTTCATGCGCGCCTTCTGGACCGCCGCGGCGGCGCTCGACCCCAATGCGCGCGAGCTCACCGAGGACAGGCGCTTTCCCTTCTGCACGCAGGAGGGACTGACCGAGCTTGCCGGCGCCGCGGGGCTGGTCGACATCGCCTGCGAGGCGATCACCGTGCCGACGCTGTTCCGCGATTTCGACGATCTCTGGCAGCCCTTCACGCTCGGCGCCGGCCCGGCCCCCGGCTATTGCGCCAGCCTGCCGCCCGAGGCGCGCGAGCAGCTGCGGCTCAAGCTGCGCGAGAGCCTGCCGATCGCCGCCGACGGCACGATCCCGCTCGAAGCGCGCGCCTGGGCGCTGCAGGCGATCTCGCCCTGA